Part of the Kamptonema formosum PCC 6407 genome, TGAATAGCCTCTGGATATTGTTCGAGTTTTTGGTGACATTCAGCCAAGGCAAAGTATAATTCTAAATTCCCTGCTTGATTGGCTAAGAATTGGTAATAGTAAGTGATTGCGGCTTGATATTCACCGCGTTGATAGCAATCATTCCCGAAGTAAAGCGATGCTTGGTTTTTGTCAGTTTTGAGATGGCGGATAAATTCTAAAGCAGCAATAATTTCCGCATCATCTGATTTTAATTGTAGAGCTTTTTCGGAGGCGAATATGGCTGCATCTATTTGTTGTTGTGCTAATAGTATATTAGCCAGATTCAAATAACTACCATAATGTTCTGGATTAACTGCAATTGCTTGACGATAAGTTGATTCAGCTTGACTAAGGCGACCGACTTTGAAGAAAATATTACCTAAGTTATTGTAAGCATCGACATAGTTAGGATTGAGTGCGATTGCTTCTTGGTAAGCTAAGACAGCTTGCGTAAAATCCCCAAGTTTTTCAAAGACTAAGCCTAATGAATAATATTGGATAGCTTGAGAGGAATCAATTTCTAAAGACTTGAACAATATATCTCGTGCATCTTGATAACGCTCTGTCATATAATAGACTATAGCGAGATGATGCCAAACTTCTACTTGATTTCGATTCCAGCGTAAAGCTTGTTTGAATTTCTGTTCTGCTGCGGTAAATTTGCCAGCTTGATATAGTGTTAAACCCTGATTGTAGAGATTTTGTGCGAGTTCTCTTTTTGAATCTGACTGCAACTCATAAATTGATTGAATGACTATTTGCTTGCGGACTTGCTGAAAAGTTGACCAGTCGTAATTATCGGTTTGACGAACATTCCAGCTAAGAACTTGTAAACCATTCCAAGAGTTAATTAATTCAGGGGTGGAGAAATCGAGTAATAGCTGACATTGAGGGTTAGCGGCGATAAAATCCCAGTTAGCTTGACACGCCGCCGCCGAGTTGTTATTATTTACAATAATGATTGCTTCGTCAGCGAGGAAAGGTTTAGCTAAAAGTAAAGCTAAGAGTTGCGAACGATAATCCTGGGAGGCATCATAAAAATATACACCGATTTTGTCGGCTGATTGCATTTCTCGGAGGTTCGAGAAAAATCCCTCAAAGTCCTGATTGCAAAATAGGACTTGTTCTGATAAATTAAACTTAGATAGATTTTCAGCTAAGTTATCAAAGTTATCGGCAAAAGGATCGAATTCTAAGAAGTTATCGACAGTATAGGCTGTATGTTCGGGATGGTTTAGCATTGCTGCGATTAAACTTCCGCCTTGGAAACTGCCAATTTCGCAGTAAATTTCATTAGTTGGCATAAATTCTAAAGCTAAGTTTAGTAATTGCATCACATTGGCTGTAGTTGTGGTTTCAACTTGGTTGATTATTTGCTGAAATTGGGGAGATTTGGGGTAAGCTTGTGGACTTTCCCAGTTTTCGTATAAGCTTGAGAGTTGTGCAAAGAATTGCTGATAATCCATAGCCGGCGGAAACAGAAGACGAGCGACAAGTTAATTATATCAAGAGGTACACCAGTGAAAATTGAAATCCAGGGTCAAGATGCTGTGAGCGCTACTGAGGAATTGCTGAGAATTGAAGGACTTCAAGGTAGTTATGAAACAGTGGATGAAGTGGAGCGAGAAGGAACACTAGCTACTATCGCTACGATTGTGGGGATTGCCGGTGGTACGGTGACAATTGCTAAAGAGATATATGAATGGTATCAGAAATATCAGAAGTCTAAAGGGGCAAAGGCAAACTTAAGAATTGAGAAAGCTCTAATTATTGGTTCTAATAATCGTCGTTTGCTGCTCAAAGATGCTACATTAGAGCAGATTCAGCAGATTCTCGACGATTAGCACAGGAATAATGAAAATCCTTCACATCAGTTTAAGAGAACAGGGCAAGGATTATGCTTCTTTGCGCTACTTTTGGGAAAATCCTGCTGATTACAAAGAACCCAAAGACAGATTGCCTCTGGCTGAAATTAAAGATTTAGGCGAGCGAGCAGAAACAGATTACTATACTCGTATCCCTGTGGATTATGCTACTACTGGAAGATCGCTCTACAACTGGTTAGATCGGAGCGATCGCGTTTTAGCTAATGCCTTAAATCAGTCCCATCGGGAAGGGTTAGTAATTGCGATCGCGACCGATCGAGGACTGGCAAAGTTGCCTTGGGAATTGTTGCATGATGGTAATTGTTTCTTGGTAGAGAAAAGACCTGCAATTATTCCGGTGCGGTGGGTGTCTAATGGTCAACCGATCGCGATCGCCAACTCTCCGCAAAATCGTCCTCTTAATCTGTTATTTATGGCGACTTCCCCATTGGGAGTTAAACCCGAATTAGATTATGAAGCTGAGGAAGGGCAAATTTTAGAGACAACCCAGCGTACTCCAGTGAACTTGAGAGTAGAAGAAAGTGGTTGTTTAACTGAATTGAGTTATGTGGTTCGGGAATATGAAAGAAGCTATTTTGATGTTTTTCATTTAACAGGTCATGCGACTCATTATGGGGAAAAACCCTGCTTTTTGACTGAAGATGAATATGGCAACCGAGTTGATAGCATTACCCCCGAAATTTATGAAGCACTGACATCCCGCTTACCGCCTTTAATTTTCCTCTCTGGTTGCCGGACAGGTTATACTTCTGATGAGACAATTCCCTCAATGGCTGAAGAATTATTAAAGATGGGAGGAACAGCAGTTTTAGGATGGGGAGAAAGAGTCCGGGATACCGATGCAACAGCGGCTGCAAGTAAATTTTATTGTCTTTTGTCTCAGGGGGAAGCGATTACAGATGCACTATCTTCTACCTATCAAACACTGATTAAACAACAGGCACGCGATTGGCATAAATTACGGTTATATGTGGCCAATATCTTACCCCAGGCATTAGTAACTCCTTTAAGAACAAAGGGACGAAAACAATTGCCCAAACCGACGACAACAAGCGAATTTAGGGATGATGAGCAGCGATTAAGAGTAGCCAAGAGAGAAGATTTTGTCGGTCGCCGCCGTCAGTTACAGAACTGTTTGCGAACTCTGAAGGGAGATAATGACAAAGTAGGGGTATTAATTCACGGCATGGGGGGATTGGGAAAAAGTAGCATTGCCTCTCGACTGTGGGATCGGCTATCTGAACATGAAAAAGTTCTGTGGTGGCGACAAATTGATTCCTCAAACTTAATAAAAAAGCTATCGTCTAAATTAATTAGACCAGAGTTACGGGAGATTCGTAATAATTTAAACACTAGCGATGACAGTTTAGACATTAAACTCGCTAATTTATTCAATCAATTGGCAGAACTGGGTGAAAAACCGTTTCTCCTGATTCTTGATGACTTTGAATGGAATCTCGAACCCCGTGAAGATCGATACATCCTTAAGCCTGACTACATCCTTAAGCCTGAAGTCGCCACAATTTTGGCAGCATTAGTCTCGGCAATACAAGAAACGGGAACTGGGCATCGGATTTTAATTACCTGTCGCTATGAGTTTGATTCTAATTTATTGAATTATTTTTTACCACAAGCTTTAAAACCTTTTGAAAAAGCTGAATTAACTAAAAAGCTGAACCGCCTAGAACATTTTAGTCCTGATAAGCTCTCTGAAGATATACGCGATCGGGCGCTAAGTTTCGCCGATGGCAATCCTCGTTTACTGGAATTTCTTAATAATGAAGTTTTAGGTAAACCAGATGTAGCAGCTAAATTAACAGAACTAGAACAAAGTCCCGATCTGTGGAAAGACAAAATTATTTGGGAGGAACTGTATCAGCTTATTGATGAGCCTTTACAACGGGTTCTTAGCCATTGCCTAATCTATGAAATTCCTGTGCCGATGACAGCTTTAGAAATAGTTTGTGCTGCTCTTCCTAATTACCAACAGCAATTAAAACGGGCGCAAGAACTAGGACTCATGGAAATCAGTCCTCACGTTCAAGAAGAAAACCAAGTCTTTCGTGTCTCTCGAATTTTACCTCGTATAATTCCCCAGATCCGACTTCCTGAAGCACCAAAAGTTTATTCTTTGTACAAGAAAGCTCATGAAAAATTACATCAGTTATGGGGAAACCAACAAAATAAAAGTCAGGAAAAGTGGCAGGAGATTTTTCGGTTATTGTTTGCCGATCGAGAAAATCCAGAACGATTCAGACAGGGATTCTATGAGATGTTGGCAGTTCAAGATAATTCAGAAGCAGATAAAGCCTTAGAATCAGAACTGAGACAACTGAAAGATGAATTATCAACAGAGAATTTTTGCCGTCAATTAGAGGATGATTTAAGTCAAAAAAAATGGAGAAAAGCTGATGAGGAAACTGCCTGGATTTTTTATCAAGTGATGGTGCAGCAAGACTATAAAGATTGGTGGAAGCTATGCAGAAACTTTCCCAGCGAAACCCTCAAGCAGATCGATCGGCTTTGGGTTGATAACAGTCAAGGACGTTTTGGATTCAGCATTCAAAAGAAAATCTGGGAAAGTGTGGGCGGACATCCACGTGCAAATTATTTTATATATGAAAAATTTAGTGATAAAGTAGGATGGAGGAAAGAGAAGAGAGAAGAATGGTTGAGCTATGATAACCTAACATTTGATAACCTAGAATGGTTGGGCCACCTCCCGGCGCTCTGGGTGGTCGGGTTTGGGGTAGTGGGCGTTTGGGTTTATGACGTGGCCGTGGAGGAGAAGGAGTTGGGTAGCGGCATGGGTAGCAGGCGTTGGGAGGTGCTCTCTTTTCTCGCGCAAAGACTTAACCTGTAAGATATAACAATTTCAGGTCATTTGTCAAGCTTAATTTTTGTACTAATTTCTACGAAAACATCGGCTTTTCCCTAACTCAATACCTGGCACTGACGGAATGTCATTAAGTTATGAGTTCCAGTAGTAAACTACATAAGCTGTTGTAAATTTAAACCTTTCTGGAGTTGCTTTTTCTATTGATTCCGCAAGCGAGGATTAACAAACTCATTCAATCCTTCCCCCAACAAAGAAAGTCCCACCACCATCAAAGTCAAAGCCAAACCAGGGAAAAAAGCCGTCCACCAAATCCCCGTAGGTAATGCTTCTAATGCCAAGCGTAAATCATGCCCCCATTCCGCCGTTTCTTCAGGTAATCCTAAACCTAAAAAGCCTAAACCTCCGAGAGTTAAAATCGCATCAGCCGCGTTAAGGGTAAACAAAACTGGTACGCTTTGAATTACATTCAAAAATAGGTAGCGAGAGAGTACCGTCCAAGTATCTGCACCCATTGCTTGCGCGGCTTCAATAAATAGTTCGTTTTTGACGCTAGTAGTATGATTCCTGACTACTCTATAATACTGAGGAATGTAGGAAATGCTAAGCGCGATCGCCGCATTGAATATACCTCGACCTACCACAAAGGCTAGAGTTAAGGATAGCAATAAACCAGGTAAAGTGTAAAGCGTATCCATTAAAAATAGCAAGGTTTTATCTAATTTCCCGCCTAAATAACCGCTAACTAATCCCAGCGGTACGCCGATAATTAAACTCATAGCTGTAGCTAAAATCACTACTTGCCAAGCAGCTTGGGAACCAAAAATTGTCCGGGAAAAAACATCGTAACCTTGACCGCTAGTACCCAACCAATGACTAGCCGATGGGGGTTCGTGGATGGGGTTGGCGAGAAATTCTGTAGGGTTTTGCAGCCATCCCCAAGCTTGGAAAGTGGGTGATAGTATGGCTGTCAATACGAAGAATAGGGTAATGACTAAGCCTACCCACATCATTTGCATTGAGAGGGTAGATTTTCCTGAAAAAGTTAAAAATTTGGGCAGTTTGAATCCAGTAGTCGTCATAAGTTGGTATCAGCTAAAGGGAAGAGGGAGAGGGGGAGATGACAGGGTTAATTCATTGTCTCCAGAGAAAGGTTAGGGTCTGTTTTCAAACTATAAACCACAACAGAACGCAGGCGATTTAGGGTAGCCAGCGGGGATGATATCCGGGAAAAGGTAGTTCTTCGGGTTGTAGCTTTGACTGAGAACCGTCTGAGGGTATGTCAACTAATGGTAACAGCCAAAGGCGGCTAGTTGCGATCGCTTCTCCGCCTTGACTGCGGGGACTATCTGCTTTTGTAGAATTTCCCGCCGTCACCGACTGGTCAAATACTAAAACCAAGCCGTCAGGAGATAAACTCATTTGAATATCTCTCTGATTCGGTAAAATCAGCAGCGGTTTGATTGTCCCAACTAAACGGCCTTTCTCCTGTACCAGGTCAATCGCTGCGATGAAAGGTTGTTCTTTGTACTCTTCAGTTTTCAGGCGTTCTGCTAATAGACAATATAAGCGCCTAACTTGAGCATTTTGGCCAGTTCTAGGGTCAAATTGGACGCTGAGAATACTGCCAGGAATGCGGATAATTTCTTGTTCATCGCCTTGGTTTGTCAACAGGAAAAGCGATCGCGTGTAGTCAGTATTGTACTTCACATAGGCGGCCGCTGAATTGTCTGGGGCCATACCTAAGACTTGCTCAAATTTTGGTAAAAATTCTACGGGATCTGCTTCGGGTTTCAGGGGGACGATGGCTAATCCTTGCTTTTGGGAAATTACCATTGATTTATTGTCTGGCCTAATAATAAAATCTCCACCTTGTTGATTTTCTAAACGTTTTGGTTTTTGACCTTCCTCCAAAATCCAAGGGCTATAATCTCCCGTCGGATTGCTGCGATTAACTCGCTGAATTACTATTATTTTACCATCGGCAGACAGGTCAAACTTGAGGTTTTGGTATTCTTTAGAGTCTAAAACTTTATCTATTCTTCCTACTGGTTCAGGTGAGGCGATTTCTGTTCCCGGTGAAAGCGGATGAATCCCTGTAGTTACTGTATATAGTTCTTGTTCAAGAGTACCGCCAAAACTGGCGGCTGAACGGTCTGTAGCAGAAAATAAAATGCGATCGCCGTTGGGATAGGGTTTAAAATCCATCACTACTAAATCTTTAGGAGTGAGGGCGATTGGTTTCGGGTTACTTGTGAGATTAACCAGCATTAATTTCCCTTCTTCTTCTCCTTTAACGCCGATGTAAACAAAGGCACGATCGCGGCTACGAAAGAAGCCTGTGAAGGGTTGAATAAATCCTCGTCGTTTTTTAGGTGGCGTTGGTGACGGATTTGTTTGTGTGTTTTCAGCGTGAAATTTGTCCGTTGCTCCTTGTAGTTGTAAGCTGTAGGTAGTTCCATAAGGGGCAGGTTCTATTAAAGTGTAAGCCATGCGACGGCCAGCCCAGCTAAATTTGCCGGGAAGAGGCGGATCGAGGCGCAAATTCGCCTCGACGCTGGGATGATTCATCGGACGATTAAATGTAAGGATAAAGCCCGTATCTTCGGCACCGATTTGTTTTCCCTGCCAGCTAAAATCTCTAACTTGTGCTGCTGTACTGTCGCCTGTAAGCAGTAATATTCCTATTAATAGACTCAGCCCTATCATCATACCAATGGCAAGGCGATCTAGGGGCTGAACCCATTTTAAATTTTCGATCTTTGACTTGAAATCAATCATTTGTATGGCTAGGGGCTAGGGGCTAGGGGCTAGGGGCTAGGGAAGAAGGGAAGAAGGGAAGAAGGGAAGAATAGCTTTTCTCAAAAAGGTAAGGTACGAAGTTTGACCTGGAAAGCTTGACAATACAGGGTTTCTGTATACCTTATCGATCTGAAAACCTATAATTGTAATTGGTAATA contains:
- a CDS encoding GUN4 domain-containing protein, whose amino-acid sequence is MKILHISLREQGKDYASLRYFWENPADYKEPKDRLPLAEIKDLGERAETDYYTRIPVDYATTGRSLYNWLDRSDRVLANALNQSHREGLVIAIATDRGLAKLPWELLHDGNCFLVEKRPAIIPVRWVSNGQPIAIANSPQNRPLNLLFMATSPLGVKPELDYEAEEGQILETTQRTPVNLRVEESGCLTELSYVVREYERSYFDVFHLTGHATHYGEKPCFLTEDEYGNRVDSITPEIYEALTSRLPPLIFLSGCRTGYTSDETIPSMAEELLKMGGTAVLGWGERVRDTDATAAASKFYCLLSQGEAITDALSSTYQTLIKQQARDWHKLRLYVANILPQALVTPLRTKGRKQLPKPTTTSEFRDDEQRLRVAKREDFVGRRRQLQNCLRTLKGDNDKVGVLIHGMGGLGKSSIASRLWDRLSEHEKVLWWRQIDSSNLIKKLSSKLIRPELREIRNNLNTSDDSLDIKLANLFNQLAELGEKPFLLILDDFEWNLEPREDRYILKPDYILKPEVATILAALVSAIQETGTGHRILITCRYEFDSNLLNYFLPQALKPFEKAELTKKLNRLEHFSPDKLSEDIRDRALSFADGNPRLLEFLNNEVLGKPDVAAKLTELEQSPDLWKDKIIWEELYQLIDEPLQRVLSHCLIYEIPVPMTALEIVCAALPNYQQQLKRAQELGLMEISPHVQEENQVFRVSRILPRIIPQIRLPEAPKVYSLYKKAHEKLHQLWGNQQNKSQEKWQEIFRLLFADRENPERFRQGFYEMLAVQDNSEADKALESELRQLKDELSTENFCRQLEDDLSQKKWRKADEETAWIFYQVMVQQDYKDWWKLCRNFPSETLKQIDRLWVDNSQGRFGFSIQKKIWESVGGHPRANYFIYEKFSDKVGWRKEKREEWLSYDNLTFDNLEWLGHLPALWVVGFGVVGVWVYDVAVEEKELGSGMGSRRWEVLSFLAQRLNL
- a CDS encoding ABC transporter permease: MTTTGFKLPKFLTFSGKSTLSMQMMWVGLVITLFFVLTAILSPTFQAWGWLQNPTEFLANPIHEPPSASHWLGTSGQGYDVFSRTIFGSQAAWQVVILATAMSLIIGVPLGLVSGYLGGKLDKTLLFLMDTLYTLPGLLLSLTLAFVVGRGIFNAAIALSISYIPQYYRVVRNHTTSVKNELFIEAAQAMGADTWTVLSRYLFLNVIQSVPVLFTLNAADAILTLGGLGFLGLGLPEETAEWGHDLRLALEALPTGIWWTAFFPGLALTLMVVGLSLLGEGLNEFVNPRLRNQ